CTGTGTCTTCTTTCCTTGGAACTGAAGGGGGCTTGGCGGAAAGATCCGTCCCCCGAGCCCCCAAAGAAGTTGCAGTTGGATCAGACACAGAGGCCAACGTGCGTTCCGACCCCTCTGTGCCTCTGTGCCTCTGTGGCAATCAACACGATCCGTCCAAGCCCCGACCCTAGCGGCGCCACAAAAAGGCCGGGAGATTCCAGCCCCATATGACAACCGACCGGGTCATCCCCAAACGGGCCGTCTCGAGCTGGATCCTCTACGACCTCGCCAACACCATCTTCTCGATGGGCGTGGTGTCGCTGTACTTCTCGCTCTGGGTGCGCGACGAGGTGGGCGCCGAGCGGGCAGACACCGTGTATGGGATCATCACGGCCGTGTCGATGGGGATCATCTTCGTCATCAGCCCGCTGCTGGGGGCCATGACCGACAGGGCGCGGCGGCGCATGCCGTTTCTTGTGGTGAGCACCGTCATCTGCGTGCTCCTCACGGCGACCCTCGCGCGCACGGGCTACTGGATGACCATGCTGGCCTTCGTGTTCGCGAACGCCGCGTACCAGGCCGGCCTGCAGTTCTATGATGCGCTATTGCCCGAGGTGACCACCGAGGAGAATCGCGGCAGGATCTCCGGCATCGGCGTCGGCATCGGCTACCTCGGCTCCTACTTCGCGGTGGGCATCGGCTTCCTGCCGCAGTCGGCGGACAAGCCCTTCCTGTTCACGGCCATCGCGATTGCCTTCCTTGCGTTGTCGATTCCGTGCTTCCTGTTCGTGCACGAGCGCGGCAACCCAAATCCGCGACCCGTGTTCGGCTGGGCGATGATCAAGGAGTCCACGGGCGAGACGCTGCGCACGCTGCGCGGCGGGCGGGAGTTCCCGGGGCTGATCCGTTTCCTGGTTGGGCGCGTGTTCTATACCGACGCCATCAATACCGTTATCAGCATCATGACGCTGTACACGGTGAACATCGCGGTGGCCGGTGGGCTGGAGACCGCGGCGGGCGAGGCGAAGGCCCGATTCGTGATGCTGTTCGCCATCAGCTTCGCGGTGATCGGTGGGTTCGTGTGGGGGGCGATGGTGGATCGTATCGGGCCCAAGGCGACGCTGAACCGCGTGCTGACCCTTTGGCTGGCCACCTTTGCGCTGGCGGCGGCGATTGGCCTGCTTGGCTTGAGCGCCAACCTGCTCTTCCTCGTGGCGTCGATGGCTGGCGTGGCGCTGGGCGGCATTTGGAGCGCGGACCGCCCGCTGATGCTACGCCTCACGCCGCCGCATCGCATCGGGGAGTTTTACGGCCTGTACGGGATGGTTGGCCGCTTCAGCGCCATCATCGGCCCGGGCATCTGGGCCTTCGTGGCCTGGCTGTTCATCGGCAAGCTCGGCATGGCGCCCACGACGGGGCAGGGCATCGGCGTGCTGGTGCTGCTCGGGATGGTGCTGATCTCGCGCTGGATCCTCAGCCCAGTCACCGATGAGAAGCGTGACTGGGCCGCACTGGGATCCGCCCCGCCTACTGCCCAATGACCGTGTAGCCCTGCGCGGCGAGGATGCCGTGCGCGCTGGTCGCCGTCGTCGCGACCTTCACGAAGGGCAGCAGCTGGTCGCGCGGCACGTTGCGGTTGATCAGGGCCTGGCCGCAGACGATGATCTGCACGCCGGCCTCGTGCAACGCCGTGAGCAGCGCGATGCTGCCGTTGTCCGCACCGGTGCGCGCCTTGTAGGCCGCGTTGTTGAGCAGCGATGGCGTGGCCGTGCCGTGCACGATGATGGCCAGCTTCACGTTCGTGCGTGCAACGCCGTTGACGTCCATCAGGCGGAAGAAGTTGGCCGGCGAGCCGAAGCCGGCGACGCGATCGCCCGCGTTCTCCGGCCCGACCGTCACGTGCCAGGCCATCTTGTAGATGAGGTCCTTGGGCGCGGGGAAGGTTGGGTCGGTGATGCCGGGCGTGCCGCCGACCTCGCGGATGAGGGCTTCGCCGGTCTGGGCGGCGAGTGACGCGGGCGCGAGGAGCAGCGCGGCAAGGGCAAAGCGAGCGATGGAGCGACGCATACGACGATCCTTGTGGGGGTGAACGGTTGTGGCTAGCGAGCCAGCCCGTGGCCACCCACGGGCTTGGTAATGGTTCCTGGCGCGAACGCGGCGATCAACGGTCGGCCCTTGGCGATGGCAGCTTGCACCGAGGGCAGCCCGAGCGAGGCCTTGTGGGCCTCCGCGCTCTCCCAGACCTCGGTGATCACAATGTCATCTGCGTTGGATGGGTCCTCGGCCACGACATAGCTGAGGCAACCGGGCATGCCGCTGACGCCATCGAGCAGGATCCGGATGAGCGCGTCGCGCTGGCCGGGTGTGGCCGTGATGCGGCCGATGAGACCGTGCATCGGGCAAACATACCATCGCCGACAGCGACCCGCCCGTTGCGAGGTCGTGACCTGCCCGACTTGCCGGCGCGCCCGATTGGCGCGAGCGTCTGTGCATGGACCGCCGACTCTTTCTTGCCGACCTCTCCCGCTACGCCATCCTCTGCGCGGGCCTCCCGAACGACTGGCGTCTCACGGCGCGACCGCGGCTCGCGGACTATCCGTTCTCACTCGGCGTGGCGAGCGGGGACCCGACATCGGCCGGTGCGGTGCTGTGGACGCGATTGGCCCCGTCGCCGTTCGAGCCCGACAGCGGGATGAGTGGCCTGCGCACGATCGTGAGCTGGCAGGTGGCCGACGACGAGGCCTTCACCAAGATCGTGCGGCAGGGCCGCGCCACCGCGGCCCCCGAACTTGGCTACAGCCTGCACATCGACGTGGACGGCCTCGAGCCGGACCGCTGGTACTTCTACCGGTTCGTGCTGAACGACGTGCTGAGTCCGGTGGGGCGGCTGCGCACGCTACCGACAGCCGGGGCCGCGACACCGCTGCGATTTGGTACCGTGTCCTGCCAGAACTACGAGCAGGGCCTGTTCACCGCCTTCGACCATCTCGCCGCGGAGCGCTGCGACCTGGTCACGCATCTCGGCGACTACATCTACGAGTATGGACCCGCCGAAGGCCGCATCCGGCGCCACGCGACGACGGAGGTCCGC
This window of the Gemmatimonadaceae bacterium genome carries:
- a CDS encoding MFS transporter encodes the protein MTTDRVIPKRAVSSWILYDLANTIFSMGVVSLYFSLWVRDEVGAERADTVYGIITAVSMGIIFVISPLLGAMTDRARRRMPFLVVSTVICVLLTATLARTGYWMTMLAFVFANAAYQAGLQFYDALLPEVTTEENRGRISGIGVGIGYLGSYFAVGIGFLPQSADKPFLFTAIAIAFLALSIPCFLFVHERGNPNPRPVFGWAMIKESTGETLRTLRGGREFPGLIRFLVGRVFYTDAINTVISIMTLYTVNIAVAGGLETAAGEAKARFVMLFAISFAVIGGFVWGAMVDRIGPKATLNRVLTLWLATFALAAAIGLLGLSANLLFLVASMAGVALGGIWSADRPLMLRLTPPHRIGEFYGLYGMVGRFSAIIGPGIWAFVAWLFIGKLGMAPTTGQGIGVLVLLGMVLISRWILSPVTDEKRDWAALGSAPPTAQ
- a CDS encoding DsrE family protein encodes the protein MRRSIARFALAALLLAPASLAAQTGEALIREVGGTPGITDPTFPAPKDLIYKMAWHVTVGPENAGDRVAGFGSPANFFRLMDVNGVARTNVKLAIIVHGTATPSLLNNAAYKARTGADNGSIALLTALHEAGVQIIVCGQALINRNVPRDQLLPFVKVATTATSAHGILAAQGYTVIGQ
- a CDS encoding antibiotic biosynthesis monooxygenase; this translates as MHGLIGRITATPGQRDALIRILLDGVSGMPGCLSYVVAEDPSNADDIVITEVWESAEAHKASLGLPSVQAAIAKGRPLIAAFAPGTITKPVGGHGLAR